The region gcacATATGAAAGAACAGAGACTAGTATAATGTTCTCATCACCCAACTTCAGCATTTATCAACATTTtgcccatctttttaaaaaaattttttggccacgccgcatggcttgtgggatcttagttccccagccagggatcgaacccgggctctcagcagtgaaagcgctgagtcctaatcacttgaccgccagggagttcccagcaTTTTGCCAACCTTGTTGAATCCACCCTTCCtcacttttttcctgttttctttttcccccaactATTTTAAAGCACATCCCAGATGTCGTATCATTTCAATAGTAAATGCTTCTGCGTGTGACTCTAACAGATAAGGATGTTTTTAAACCGAGCCCCAACGCCATTATCACACGTAGCAAAAATTAATAATTCCCCAGTACTTTCTAGTTCTCAGTCCTCTGTTCATTTGTCCCCAGCTGTCCAGGCAGCCTCTTCAAGGCCCCTGTGTGTTTCACAGCGGGAAGGCTAATTGGAGGGGGTCTTTGGAAGGGACGACTTTGGCCAGAGTTGGGGGGTGTGGGTCCTCATGAGCTCCTGTTTGGTCTGTTTCAGGAACAAATGTGGTATCTGGGGCTGGCGGTCTGAGAAGATGGAAACCGTTAGCGGCTACGAGGCCAAGGCAGGAGAGGCTAGTGGTGGGAGCTGGGGTAGGAGACGAGGCCCAGGAGCTCTGCCCCTTCTCCGCATCCAccctgtgtggagggagagacccaGCAGCCCGTGGGCTCCGGATGCCCTGTGTGGCCATGGGAACTCAGTGGGGCCCGAGTGCCCAGCCCCTGCTGAGCACGCAGGGGTTACCCACAGCACGGGCCCACACCCGGATCACCGAGATGAAGCCAGGAGCATTTTACCCTCATTAGTGACTCCCCGGGGTTCAGACCCCGCCCCCTCCACTGTGGGGAGCGGGATCCTGTCTGTCCCTGGGGACAGGAGGACTTGGGTCCTGTGCTGGTGAGGCTGAGTGTGGGGAGCAGGCTCTGAGCCCCCAGCTCCCCCTGTGTCCCCCCTGCTCCCCAGGTGTACAGCGCCACCAATGTGGAGCTGGTGACACGCACACGCACGGAGCACCTCTCCGATCAGGACAAGTCGAGGAGCAAAGGTAAACCCAGGTGCGCCTGCCTGCTGCCCAGTCACACCGTACGGGGTGGTCACCCTGGTCTGGGGTCAGGGCCAGAGTATCTGGGACCAGCTGGAAGGCTTCCACCACAGGGGAGGCTCCCAGGGTGGAGAGGAGGTGTGGGCAGTCTGGGGGGGCAGTGGCCCCAGGTCCCCTCATGGGCTCCACCCCTTCTCCTTAGGGGGGAAGACTCCATTCCAGTCCTTCCTGGGGATGGCCCAGCAGCACTCCTCCCACAATGGGGTGAgccggggctggggggcgggggctgggggccgACTAGCAGGGCCCActgggcggggccgggccggCGCCTTCCCGAGCGCTAAGCCTGGTCCCGGGGCCACCCAGGCTCCTGTGCAGCAGGCAGCCAGCCCCACAAACCCCACCGCCATTTCCCCCAACGAGTACTTTGACCCCAACTTCAGCCTGGAGTCGAGGAACATCGGCCGCCCCATTGAGATGTCCAGCAAAGTACAGAGGTGAGGTGTGGGGGCTGGCGGGGGGCTTCCCTCTGGGCCAGGGGCCCCTGCCTGGTGCCCCCGAGCCCTTGCAGACCCTGTCACACACAGGGCCCCCTGGAGTGGGGGACTCACTCACCCAGCTGGCTGCCGTCTCGACTTCACTCTCTGGGGGCCGGGGCCAGGTCTGCTTTAGCCATGGTCCTTGGCACCCAGCTCGGGGCTTGGCTCAGAGGACTGGTCGCTCTTCTTGGTGAACGAATGAATGGGCAGCACCACCCATGTATGGTATTCTGTTCAACTGAACGAGCACCTGTGGGGGGTCAGCTTGTGGCAGACAGGAAGGGCACGCGGCTCTTAAGACCTCCTGGTTTCGTGGCCCAAGGAATCACCTTCCCCTCTGAGAGTCTAGTCTCCCCCTCAGTAAAATGAGAACAGTTGCCTTTGGCCACCTGCTTACAAGGGTGCTGTGAGGCTCTGATGAGCCGTGACTTCTAGCGCGTCTGGTGGGCCCAGCACTGTGCCAGAAACCTCACGTGGACTCCCTCCGCCACGCGGCGGCGGGGCTGGGATGCGACCCCAGCAGTGCGGTCCTGAACTGTCGGGCTGTGCTGGACCCCAGAGTACGGCGAAGTGCGACGTGCTGGCTGGCTGTGGGCCGAGGAGGACGACAGGGCCGTGGACGAGGCAGGACTGAAGCCAGGAGCTCAGCCCTGCCCTCCTCATCCAGGAGAGCTGAGCTGGCACAAAGCACCCGGGGCCCAGCctgagcccagggcctgggggcAGCTCAGGCTCTGGGGCCAGAAGGACATAAGCTCCTGGGGGAGGCAGGCAGGAGCAGCTGAGCAGAGAAGAGGGTATCCCCCAGGCCAGGTGGAGAGCAGGAGTAGAGGCAGATGTCCAGGGTAGGTGGGCCTTAGCAGAGGGGCCACCAGAGGTTCCTTGACCCATGTCCTGCGGTTGGCCGGGCAGGTTCAAGGCGACACTGTGGCTGAGCGAGGAGCACCCGCTCTCCCTGGGTGACCAGGTGATGCCCATCATCGACCTGATGGCCATCAGCAACGCTCACTTTGCCAAGCTGCGCGACTTCATCAACCTGCGCCTCCCGCCCGGCTTCCCGGTCAAGATTGGTGAGAGGGTGGGCCGGGCGGCAGGAGGGCCCCAGGAGCGGGGTGGGCACGGGCTGCAGGGCTGGCTCAGGCTCGACGTCTCCTCACAGAGATCCCCCTTTTCCACGTGCTCAACGCCCGCATCACCTTCGGCAACCTGTGTGGCTGTGACGAGCCCCCGAGCTCGGTGTGGGCGCCAGCGCCGGGCTCTGCCATCGCAGCTTCAGGTACCGCCGTGGGCGGGCGCGGGGCTGTGGGGTTCGCTGGTCTCTGCGCACCAGGGGCCGAGCACGACCCCTCTGCCGCACCCAGCGAGCCCCTTCCCCTGTGAGGTGGACCCCGCCGTGTTTGAGGTGCCCGACGGGTACAGCGTGCTGGGCGCAGAGCGTAGCGAGCCCCTTCGCGACGAGGACGACGACCTGCTGCAGTTTGCCATCCGGCAGAGCCTGCTGGAGGCGGGCACAGAGGCGGAGCAGGTGGGGTGCGGGCAGGAGCTGGGCCCCGGGCGTGGGCAGGGGTGGCAGAGGTGACAGCTCTGGGCTCTGGCTGCTGCAGGTGACTGTCTGGGAAGCCCTGACCAACACCCGGCCTGGTGCCCACCTTCCCCAGGTCCCGGCGTACGAGGAGCAACTTCAGCTGGAGCGGTGAGGCCCTCCAGGACCTGCCAGGTCCATGTCTCAGCCCTGCCCTGCCTCGAGGACCCTGCCGGCCGGGGGCTTCTTGGCTGGTGGGGTTAAGGAGCAGGGAGGTGCCGGCCCCAGGACCCCACATCCTCTTTGAGGCCACCCTCCATCTTCCGTGCTGCCCACCAGCGAGGGCGGCGTGAGGGATGGGGAGACGGGGCCCGGCCTCGTCTCGGCTCTCCGGTCTTCGGGCCCCAGCCTCCCCGTccctatcaatcaatcaatcatcttCGGCCTCCCCAGCCACGCCCCAGCCTCCCCGTccctatcaatcaatcaatcatcttCGGCCTCCCCAGCCACGCCCCAGCCTCCCCGTccctatcaatcaatcaatcatcttCGGCCTCCCCAGCCACGCCCCAGCCCTTGGCCTCCTCCCCAGCCTTAGCGCTCACGGGTCTGCTCTCCCCTCCCTATGCCTCGCCTGGAAGGGCCCTCCAGGAGAGCCTGCAGATGTCCATAGAGCCCGGGGGCCCGGGATCCCCTCTCGGGACGCCCCCGGCCCCCCCGAGCTTCGAGGAACAGCTTCGCCTGGCCCTGGAGCTGTCCtcgcgggaggaggaggagcgggaGCGGCGGGggcggcaggaggaggaggacttGCAGCGCGTCCTGCAGCTCTCGCTCACGGAGCactgagccccccccccccccccccccccggccctcGGCTGCGCCTCCACCCActtttgtaacttatttatttataaacacgCTGCTGCGGAGCTTGGGGCCTggagccctgggggtgggcttgcATTGGAGACGGAGATGGAAATAAAGAGACCCTCGGCAGCAGGCTTGCTCCGCTCATTGTGGTGGGGGGGAGTGCTGGGGGGCACCGAGGGGAGACGCTGTGGGCAGTGGCCgtagacttgggtttgaatcttgacCGTGGTccccttagcctctctgagcctcagtttcctcagctgtaaacgagagcacctcccacccccagggcttCTGGGAGGGTAAAATGAGCCAACAGGTGTCAGGTGCCCTAGTAGGTGCTCCGTGAACGTCAGTTCCCCCAAGCCCTGTCCCACCTACTGGAGACCCCGGTTCTTCCGGCCACACAGCCTGGCTTTACGGGAACCCACCCCTGCTCGTGTCAGGGACGGGGAGAGGCTGGTTCTCCAGACCCTGCCAGGTCAGAGGAGGCCCTGCACCCCAGGCCTGGGTTCCTGACCTGACTCCGGCAGGTTCTACGGCCGTGACGTTAGACGAGTCACTTCCCTCTGCCACCGCCGTGAACCTGCGCAGCCCTGCCCTGCTCACCTCCGAGGTGGCCCTGAGAACCTGCTGTGAGCCTCATGGGTTAGTTCTAAACCCACCCTGATATCCCCTGAAGCTTCGAGTGTCTCTCGGTCATTCATGCTGAGTGGAAGCGCCAGGGCCGACCGGCAGGGAGAGAGAAGTTTGAGGTGCTCCCCACTGAAGACCCACGGTTTCTGGTCCTCTCCAAGCCCCGGGTCCTCAGTCCTTCCTCCCTAGGTCCCATCTCGGCTGGTAGCAGAACGGTTGAGGCCCAGAGCACAGCTCAGGTGACCTAACTGGGCGGAGCAGGGAGGACAGGGGCAGGGGCGCCTCCTGTGAGGAGGGACCGAACCCTGAACCCAACGTAGGCTGCCCGCTTCCTTCCCGCCCCTTCCCGCCCCTTCCCGCCCCttcccgctgccgccgccgccgccgccgtcgccggGCTCCGCACCTGCGCCCCGCCCCCAACGTGTttcgggggggggcggggacgaGGCGGACCGAACCTGTGGAGACGCGAAGGGAGGGGCGGTGGCCACCGCTTGCGGGCTCCTGAGGCCGGGCTGGACGGGTGTCTGGCCCTTTAAGGTCCGCCCTCGAGGAGGTGCCAGGCCCTGGTGGCTCCGGACTTTCCTTCCTGGTCCTGCGGGGCAGGGACTGTCCGTGGGGCTGCGGGAGGGTGCAGTGGCCCTGCCGGCCAAGGTGCCCCCGGCCTGGTTCCATGGCCCTGGTCACAGTGAGCCGCTCGCCCCCGGCCGGCGGCCACTCCACGCCTGTGGGGCCCACGGTGAGTCTGGCTTTGCTGTGGTCCTGCCCACGCAGCTGGCTGCCACTTGGGCCTGGGGGAGTGCTTGCTGTCTACGGGCAGCCTCCCCTGAAGCCTGGGGGTGTGCGGAGGGGGACTTCAAGtctcaggctggggtggggaggggttggggggaatCTTGAGGCAATCAGGAACTCGGACCAAGGCGAGATCCGGGAGCCGTGACCGCCTGCGGAGGCCCTACCCCGCTCTGGGCCCAGACGGGGGCCAAAGCCTCAGGCGTCTCCAGCCGCGGCCGGCCGTacgcccaccccgccccgcccccccgcccccccctccgcccccgccTCCGCCCCCTTACCTCCGGCCTCTGGACCTGAACCCGGGCCCGGGCTCCCCCAGTGCCTCCATGTGGAGAGAGGACTGGAGCGCGAAGGGGATCTGACCCCCTTTCTGGTTCCATTGCCCACTGCGGGGGCGGGCGGTGTGCGCGGAGGGGGTGCGATCCCTCCACCGTCCACCACAGCAGCCCTGAGACAGGGGAGAGGAGACTCCTTCCCTGCCACTTCACTCTGCCCTGGGGGCTGCTTTCTCAGCAGGACCAGGTGTCCCAGCGCAGAAGCCGGCTCCAGCGAAGGTGAGCACCTCTTCCCAACACACGCACCTCCGTCCAGCCGCCAGCCTTGGCCACCGCCATCCTGGAGGACTTGCAGCCAAAGCCCACTACGTACTATGTGGGGCAGTGTTGCCAGTAGGCACAGCCGGTGGGCACAGCTGGCTACCTTTGCTTTCATCGTCCCCCTGGTCAGTTGGAGCTCCTTCACCCACTGTCCTGGACCTGGCTCTGGCCAGTGGTCACGAGCCAGTGGGCAGCATGGGACGGCAGGGCCCGAGGACTCCTGAGTCCCCACCAGGTTCACAGTATCTACTGAGTTAGGCAggtgggaaggaaaaggaagcaacCTCCACCCCTCCTCAGACAAGAATAGGTGGGCTGGAGGCTTGAGAGCCTCCAAGGCAGTGCTTCCCAAAGTGTTGGGGCAGCATTACCCGGGTactggttagaaatgcacattcttagGCCTCCACTCCAGGCCCACTGAgtctctggggatggggcccaACACCTGTTTTGAcaaaccctccaggtgattctgacacacCCCTGTCCTGAGGGTTACGATGGGCCATAATGGTTTCCCTGCTCCCCTGCCAGGCAGAGCTTTGCAGTACTCCGCGGGGCTGTCCTGGGACTGCAGGATGGAGGCGATGATGGAGATGCAGCCAAGGCCAGCTCTGAGCCAGTGGAGGAACCCCCTGGGGAGGAGCAGCCCCACGGGGACCAGACAGACGACGGGCATGGGCCCCACAGTCCCAGGAAGCAGGAACAGAGTCAGCACCTGTGCCTCATGGTGGGGCTGCTACGGCCACAAGACGACATCCGCCTGGTGAGGGCCCCGTCCAGAGCCCTCTGGCCCTCTGAAAGGGCAGAGAGCCACTCCCcaggtgggaggagagggtggaatggggccagtgtgtgtgtgtgtttggggagcaGTGGTGTGAGAGCAGGGGGCCCCCTGGGGAGTGTAGCGGTTACCCAAACCCCGATGACTCTGCTGTTTCGGCTAGAGTTGTCTTAACAGGGCGATCCGGTCATGTCTTCGGGTCTCTGGAGGGCTTGGAAAGGATGGGGAGGTCTGTCCGATGTGAGCCTGTAGGGTCAGATTAGGTCCAAGAGCTGGGAATTACCCAGAGCCGGGTTTCTGTTCAACCAGCACAAGACCTTCCTGACTATGTGAGTTGCCCACAAATGAACTGGTGCTCAGGGGGGCCTGCTGAGCACCCACCGTGGGCTGGTGTGCTGGAGAGCCCCGTGCAGGAATGGGACACAAGCGGGAAAGTGAGGACCGGTTCCCAGATGCCTGTGGAACAATCTCACTGTCTGCAGCAAAATGGGAAAATCAAGATGCAGTCAGTTTTTTGTAAGGCAGAATTAATTCCACAGACGCACCATCCTTTATTGTGAAACTGTGTCCTTAATACTTCTTTGGTGAAAAACATTCCTTGAATCAAATCATGGTAATGGCAAGTGGAAAGGTGTTTCTTAAACCTCCTTcctaggcagaaaaaaaaaaaagggcaatctGTCATGCCCATTCTCccctttttttcacacacaccctctctgagaaaaatctttttaaacattttattggacCATGCGGTCCCAAAGTTGGGAACCACTAGATTGTAACCACTGATCTGGTATCTGGGAAGAGAGGGATGGATGCGGAGGGAGCAGGTGGCAGGTCTGTCCTAGACCCGGATGTGTGTCAGGTGCGGGGCGGGGGAGCAGGGTCCTCTGGGCCACTGTGACCCCGCGCTTTTCCCTTCCCATCTTCCCCAGGCAGCCCAGCTGGAGGCGGCCCGGCCCGCCAGGCTCCGCTACCTGCTGGTAGTTTCCACAAGAGAACGTCTGAGCCAGGATGAGACAGTCCTTCTGGGTGTGGATTTCCCTGATAGCaggtgggagcagggagaggaaggggggagggcaaGGAAGTGAGATGCTGGGCGACAACAGctttccctctgtccctgccagcTCCCCCAGCTGCACCCTAGGCCTGGTCTTGCCTCTCTGGAGTGACACCCAGGTGTACCTAGATGGAGACGGGTAAGAGGTGGCAactggagggaagggaaaggagaggggcCAGAGGGTGGAATAACTAAGTGTGATgtatgggggggggaggggtgcaggggtGTGGTGGGTACTGGGGAGCAACCGCAGAGCTCTAGGCTGGGCCTACTCTCAGCTCCACTTGAGATtcactgtgtgatcctgggcaagtcgcctaactgctctgggcctcagctgcccTGTATCTGGCAAACAGGGCTTATTTTGAAGTTTAGATGATGTGTCTATATTTTGAGGACCAGCCTTATGAGGTGGCTAGTGGGTAGGCCTCTCAGGGGGCCCCGTCCCAGAGCCAGGAGCTGGGTTCCACCCCCACCTGGTCTCCCACAGGGGCTTCAGTGTGACATCTGGTGGGCAGAGTCGAATCTTCAAGCCAGTGTGCATCCAGACCATGTGGTAAGGGGCTGGGTCTTGAAGATGGCTCAGGGTCTGGGTAGGGGCAGCAGGGAGGACAGCGTGACCCAGCCTCTCCTCTGTCCCAGGGCCACGCTCCAGGTGTTGCACCAGGCATGTGAGGCGGCTCTAGGCAGTGGTCTTGTGCCAGGGGGCAGTGCCCTCGCCTGGGCCAGCCACTACCAGGACAGACTGAGCTCTGATCAGAGCTGCCTCAACGAGTGGATGGCCATGGCTGACCTGGAGTCTCTGCGGCCTCCCAGCATCGAGCCCGGCCGGTCAgtacagggaggggaggaggggggggggggggggcggtgttgTGCCATGGCAGAGCGGGGAAGGGGCCCCTGGACTGACGGGCTCGGTTCCCAGGACCTCGGGACAGGAGCAGATGGAGGAGGCGATCCGGGCTGAGCTGTGGGAGGTGTTGGACTCCAGTGACCTGGAGAGCATCACTTCCAAAGAGGTGGGCAGGGTGCCGGGGACCAGGGGGAGAGCTGGGCCCTGGTTGCGGGGGCCTCCGGCGGGGCCCCCCCGGTGGTCCTCTCCTTGGAGCCTTCCCGCTTTAGCTTTCCTCCTGTCTGAGCTGTTCCCACATGCCTGGGGCCTCAGCTTCTCTGCCTTGATGGGGCAGAGTATTGTCCTCAGAGGCCCCAGAGGGAAGGCTGGGGCATCAGGAACCTCGCCAGGCGCCCCCAGCCTCTCCTCAGCCTCCTGCCTGCAGATCCGCCAGGCCCTGGAGCTGCGCCTGGGACGCCCTCTCCAGCGGTACCGCGATTTCGTCGACAACCAGATGCTGCTCCTCGTGGCCCAGCAGGACCGGGCGTCCCGCATCTTCCCCCACCTCTACCTGGTGAGCTGCAGGCTGCGGGCTGGCAGATGGGGCCTGCTGCAGCTGGGGCAGAGGGCCAATGACGCTCTCTCCGTGTCCACAGGGCTCAGAGTGGAATGCAGCGAACCTGGAGGAGCTGCAGAGAAACAGGTAGGGTCTCGAGCCCTCCCAGGACTGCCCGCCCTCTGTCTTCCCCCGTGGGGAGACCTGGCCAGAAACCCCCAGAACCCTCTCAGCAGCAGCTAGCTCTGCTTCCAGCTCCGCTCCTGGGGCCGTTCGCCTCGCATGGGCTCAGGCGGGGACAGGGGAACAAGCTACCCTGCTGCTCTGCTGGCAGCTCCCTGGCCCCCTCTTCACCTCCCCCAGCTGGAAAGCCGAAAAGCCCCTCTTGGCCTGAGCACGtgtctgggaggagggagggcccCTCTCCCACGGGAGACCTGGCTGCCCGCTCCCATCAGTTCCTGTCACTTGTCCACCGCGGGCTTTCGGGAAACCTGCTGAGACCCTTGGCATCCAGCTGCCGCAGACCCACCCCATCTCGGTTCAACTCAGAAGCCCTTCTCCAGCTGACTTCTGACAGTAACAGAAGGGCATGTGTTGCAGGCCGCCCAGCAGCTACCTGGAAGCGGGGTGGGGACGGGGCGGGGGGACAGTACTCAAGCCCAGTGGGGTGAAccgatttgctcaaggtcaccgtCATCTCCTCCTCCCACCGCAACTGTGCCGCCCCCACCGGACCCTCAGAACCAAGAAAACTAACACCCAGGGTCCGCCGGCCCCGCTGGCCAACGGGCCTGGTGCCCGTGGCCACG is a window of Eschrichtius robustus isolate mEscRob2 chromosome 11, mEscRob2.pri, whole genome shotgun sequence DNA encoding:
- the ANKRD13D gene encoding ankyrin repeat domain-containing protein 13D isoform X3 encodes the protein MAGPGPTFPLHRLVWANRHRELEAALNSRQHDIEQEDPRGRTPLELAVSLGNLESVRVLLRHNANVGKESCQGWAVLQEAVSTGDPEMVQLVLQYRDYQRATQRLAGIPELLNKLRQAPDFYVEMKWEFTSWVPLVSKMCPSDVYRVWKRGENLRVDTSLLGFEHMTWQRGRRSFIFKGQEAGALVMEVDHDRQLVHTETLGLTLHEPEALLATMRPSEEHVASRLTSPIVSTHLDTRNVAFERNKCGIWGWRSEKMETVSGYEAKVYSATNVELVTRTRTEHLSDQDKSRSKGGKTPFQSFLGMAQQHSSHNGAPVQQAASPTNPTAISPNEYFDPNFSLESRNIGRPIEMSSKVQRFKATLWLSEEHPLSLGDQVMPIIDLMAISNAHFAKLRDFINLRLPPGFPVKIEIPLFHVLNARITFGNLCGCDEPPSSVWAPAPGSAIAASASPFPCEVDPAVFEVPDGYSVLGAERSEPLRDEDDDLLQFAIRQSLLEAGTEAEQVPAYEEQLQLER
- the ANKRD13D gene encoding ankyrin repeat domain-containing protein 13D isoform X1, whose product is MAGPGPTFPLHRLVWANRHRELEAALNSRQHDIEQEDPRGRTPLELAVSLGNLESVRVLLRHNANVGKESCQGWAVLQEAVSTGDPEMVQLVLQYRDYQRATQRLAGIPELLNKLRQAPDFYVEMKWEFTSWVPLVSKMCPSDVYRVWKRGENLRVDTSLLGFEHMTWQRGRRSFIFKGQEAGALVMEVDHDRQLVHTETLGLTLHEPEALLATMRPSEEHVASRLTSPIVSTHLDTRNVAFERNKCGIWGWRSEKMETVSGYEAKVYSATNVELVTRTRTEHLSDQDKSRSKGGKTPFQSFLGMAQQHSSHNGAPVQQAASPTNPTAISPNEYFDPNFSLESRNIGRPIEMSSKVQRFKATLWLSEEHPLSLGDQVMPIIDLMAISNAHFAKLRDFINLRLPPGFPVKIEIPLFHVLNARITFGNLCGCDEPPSSVWAPAPGSAIAASASPFPCEVDPAVFEVPDGYSVLGAERSEPLRDEDDDLLQFAIRQSLLEAGTEAEQVTVWEALTNTRPGAHLPQVPAYEEQLQLERALQESLQMSIEPGGPGSPLGTPPAPPSFEEQLRLALELSSREEEERERRGRQEEEDLQRVLQLSLTEH
- the SSH3 gene encoding protein phosphatase Slingshot homolog 3 isoform X2, which translates into the protein MALVTVSRSPPAGGHSTPVGPTDQVSQRRSRLQRRQSFAVLRGAVLGLQDGGDDGDAAKASSEPVEEPPGEEQPHGDQTDDGHGPHSPRKQEQSQHLCLMVGLLRPQDDIRLAAQLEAARPARLRYLLVVSTRERLSQDETVLLGVDFPDSSSPSCTLGLVLPLWSDTQVYLDGDGGFSVTSGGQSRIFKPVCIQTMWATLQVLHQACEAALGSGLVPGGSALAWASHYQDRLSSDQSCLNEWMAMADLESLRPPSIEPGRTSGQEQMEEAIRAELWEVLDSSDLESITSKEIRQALELRLGRPLQRYRDFVDNQMLLLVAQQDRASRIFPHLYLGSEWNAANLEELQRNRVSHILNMAREIDNFYPERFTYHNVRLWDEESAQLLSHWKETHCFVEAARAQGTRVLVHCKMGVSRSAATVIAYAMKQYGWSLEQALRHVQELRPIARPNPGFLRQLQTYQGILTASRQSHVWEQKVGGASPEEPLAPEVSTPFPPLQPEPGGSGELDVVGSEESQAAPEEEPGSRPRINLRGVMRSISLLEPSSELESTSGDGDLPEVFSPKEFSDEDPPQPFPQPSSAKGGQQAREGPWPALKSRQSVVALNNAALVASRTRAFQEQRKAGCPSTPRHQKVVRQASVDDSGEEGEV
- the ANKRD13D gene encoding ankyrin repeat domain-containing protein 13D isoform X2, coding for MAGPGPTFPLHRLVWANRHRELEAALNSRQHDIEQEDPRGRTPLELAVSLGNLESVRVLLRHNANVGKESCQGWAVLQEAVSTGDPEMVQLVLQYRDYQRATQRLAGIPELLNKLRQAPDFYVEMKWEFTSWVPLVSKMCPSDVYRVWKRGENLRVDTSLLGFEHMTWQRGRRSFIFKGQEAGALVMEVDHDRQLVHTETLGLTLHEPEALLATMRPSEEHVASRLTSPIVSTHLDTRNVAFERNKCGIWGWRSEKMETVSGYEAKVYSATNVELVTRTRTEHLSDQDKSRSKGGKTPFQSFLGMAQQHSSHNGAPVQQAASPTNPTAISPNEYFDPNFSLESRNIGRPIEMSSKVQRFKATLWLSEEHPLSLGDQVMPIIDLMAISNAHFAKLRDFINLRLPPGFPVKIEIPLFHVLNARITFGNLCGCDEPPSSVWAPAPGSAIAASASPFPCEVDPAVFEVPDGYSVLGAERSEPLRDEDDDLLQFAIRQSLLEAGTEAEQVPAYEEQLQLERALQESLQMSIEPGGPGSPLGTPPAPPSFEEQLRLALELSSREEEERERRGRQEEEDLQRVLQLSLTEH
- the SSH3 gene encoding protein phosphatase Slingshot homolog 3 isoform X1, which encodes MALVTVSRSPPAGGHSTPVGPTQDQVSQRRSRLQRRQSFAVLRGAVLGLQDGGDDGDAAKASSEPVEEPPGEEQPHGDQTDDGHGPHSPRKQEQSQHLCLMVGLLRPQDDIRLAAQLEAARPARLRYLLVVSTRERLSQDETVLLGVDFPDSSSPSCTLGLVLPLWSDTQVYLDGDGGFSVTSGGQSRIFKPVCIQTMWATLQVLHQACEAALGSGLVPGGSALAWASHYQDRLSSDQSCLNEWMAMADLESLRPPSIEPGRTSGQEQMEEAIRAELWEVLDSSDLESITSKEIRQALELRLGRPLQRYRDFVDNQMLLLVAQQDRASRIFPHLYLGSEWNAANLEELQRNRVSHILNMAREIDNFYPERFTYHNVRLWDEESAQLLSHWKETHCFVEAARAQGTRVLVHCKMGVSRSAATVIAYAMKQYGWSLEQALRHVQELRPIARPNPGFLRQLQTYQGILTASRQSHVWEQKVGGASPEEPLAPEVSTPFPPLQPEPGGSGELDVVGSEESQAAPEEEPGSRPRINLRGVMRSISLLEPSSELESTSGDGDLPEVFSPKEFSDEDPPQPFPQPSSAKGGQQAREGPWPALKSRQSVVALNNAALVASRTRAFQEQRKAGCPSTPRHQKVVRQASVDDSGEEGEV
- the SSH3 gene encoding protein phosphatase Slingshot homolog 3 isoform X3, with protein sequence MALVTVSRSPPAGGHSTPVGPTQDQVSQRRSRLQRRQSFAVLRGAVLGLQDGGDDGDAAKASSEPVEEPPGEEQPHGDQTDDGHGPHSPRKQEQSQHLCLMVGLLRPQDDIRLAAQLEAARPARLRYLLVVSTRERLSQDETVLLGVDFPDSSSPSCTLGLVLPLWSDTQVYLDGDGGFSVTSGGQSRIFKPVCIQTMWATLQVLHQACEAALGSGLVPGGSALAWASHYQDRLSSDQSCLNEWMAMADLESLRPPSIEPGRTSGQEQMEEAIRAELWEVLDSSDLESITSKEIRQALELRLGRPLQRYRDFVDNQMLLLVAQQDRASRIFPHLYLGSEWNAANLEELQRNRVSHILNMAREIDNFYPERFTYHNVRLWDEESAQLLSHWKETHCFVEAARAQGTRVLVHCKMGVSRSAATVIAYAMKQYGWSLEQALRHVQELRPIARPNPGFLRQLQTYQGILTASRQSHVWEQKVGGASPEEPLAPEVSTPFPPLQPEPGGSGELDVVGSEESQAAPEEEPGSRPRINLRGVMRSISLLEPSSELESTSGDGDLPESSRGDPMRTGELCLPRELESSHGTGPPGGLHGQTSPRLAAAGSSQPDKRTCFLSGRAAQPWKERPPQARSCATSC